One genomic window of Verrucomicrobiia bacterium includes the following:
- a CDS encoding DUF1592 domain-containing protein has product MSLSKHKVMKLSTLMGALVGFCVVASAGAADLNQKYTKEIRPLFEKYCFNCHKAERAKGGVDLTKFNDLNSVIHDARGWETIVRLVRDREMPPEDKKQPTQAEREAMIGWGRDALSSIDFNTVKDPGRKVAHRLNRSEYNNTVRDLFNVGIKPADSFPADGGGGGGFDNNADTLFTPPILMEKYLEAADAVLKAARPEYVFVVPKLSRISERTTAIKNLEYHLPRAFRRPVEQEEFAKYFLLYEKTVKEGGTYEDGLKLALKAMLVSPHFIFRIEDEKPGNEAHSITDYELATRLSYFLWSTMPDQELTDLARQNKLHEPATLEAQVKRMLADKKARSFAENFAGQWLGVNRLKTTVEPDRRKYPMYTKGLRDAMYEEPIVFFQDLVKRNVSLVNLLDADYTFVNEELAKHYGLPPVAGTELRQISLKDKNRGGLFGMGGILTLTSYPQRTSPVLRGKWVLEEILGTPAPPPPPNAGGLPADEAPREGLTFRQRLEKHRSKAECASCHNKMDPIGFGLENFDAIGRWRVEIGKEKVDATGEFSSGVKFTGPAELKKVLLLQRDQFIHNLTEKMLAYALGRGLEFYDVPSVKKIKAEVAKQDFKAEALVMEIVKSYPFQHRRSRDWQEKVASK; this is encoded by the coding sequence ATGTCGTTGTCGAAGCACAAAGTAATGAAGTTAAGCACTTTAATGGGTGCTTTGGTGGGGTTTTGCGTGGTGGCTTCGGCGGGGGCGGCGGATCTGAACCAGAAATACACAAAGGAAATCAGGCCGCTGTTCGAGAAATATTGCTTCAACTGTCATAAGGCGGAACGGGCCAAGGGTGGCGTGGATCTCACGAAGTTCAATGATTTGAACAGCGTGATCCATGATGCGCGCGGTTGGGAGACGATCGTGCGGCTGGTGAGGGATCGTGAGATGCCGCCGGAGGATAAGAAGCAACCTACTCAGGCGGAGCGCGAGGCGATGATCGGTTGGGGGCGGGATGCGCTTTCGAGCATTGATTTCAATACGGTGAAGGATCCGGGCCGTAAGGTGGCGCATCGGTTGAACCGCTCGGAGTATAACAATACTGTGCGGGATCTTTTCAATGTGGGTATCAAGCCCGCGGACAGTTTCCCGGCGGATGGTGGTGGTGGTGGTGGGTTCGATAACAACGCGGATACGCTGTTCACGCCGCCCATCCTGATGGAGAAGTATCTGGAAGCGGCAGATGCGGTGCTGAAGGCGGCGAGGCCGGAATATGTCTTTGTGGTGCCGAAGTTGAGCCGTATCTCTGAACGCACGACGGCGATCAAGAATCTGGAGTATCATCTGCCGCGCGCTTTCCGACGTCCCGTGGAGCAGGAAGAATTCGCGAAGTATTTCCTGCTGTATGAGAAGACGGTGAAGGAGGGCGGCACGTATGAGGATGGGTTGAAGCTGGCGCTGAAGGCCATGCTGGTCTCGCCGCATTTCATCTTCCGCATTGAAGACGAGAAGCCAGGTAATGAGGCGCATAGCATCACGGATTATGAGCTGGCCACGCGCTTGAGTTATTTCCTGTGGTCCACGATGCCGGATCAGGAGCTGACGGATCTGGCGCGGCAGAACAAGTTGCATGAACCGGCAACGCTGGAGGCGCAGGTGAAGCGGATGCTGGCGGACAAGAAGGCACGTTCATTCGCAGAGAATTTCGCGGGTCAGTGGCTGGGCGTGAACCGGCTCAAGACGACGGTGGAGCCGGATCGGCGCAAGTATCCGATGTATACGAAGGGGTTGCGCGATGCGATGTATGAAGAGCCGATCGTGTTCTTCCAAGACTTGGTGAAGCGCAATGTGAGTCTGGTGAATCTGCTGGATGCGGATTACACGTTTGTGAATGAGGAACTGGCGAAGCATTACGGATTGCCGCCGGTGGCGGGGACGGAGCTGCGCCAGATTTCGCTTAAGGATAAGAATCGCGGCGGGTTGTTCGGCATGGGCGGTATTCTCACGCTGACGTCTTATCCGCAGCGGACGAGTCCGGTGTTACGCGGTAAGTGGGTGTTGGAAGAGATACTTGGTACTCCTGCGCCGCCGCCACCGCCGAATGCGGGTGGGTTGCCAGCGGATGAAGCACCGCGTGAGGGGCTGACTTTCCGTCAACGCTTGGAGAAGCATCGTTCCAAGGCGGAATGCGCTTCGTGCCATAACAAGATGGACCCGATCGGGTTTGGTCTGGAGAACTTTGATGCGATCGGGCGGTGGCGCGTCGAGATCGGCAAGGAAAAAGTGGATGCCACGGGCGAGTTCTCTTCCGGCGTGAAGTTCACGGGGCCGGCGGAGTTGAAGAAAGTCTTGCTGCTGCAGCGGGACCAGTTCATCCACAACCTGACGGAGAAGATGCTGGCGTATGCGCTGGGGCGCGGATTGGAATTTTATGACGTGCCGAGCGTCAAAAAGATAAAGGCCGAAGTGGCGAAGCAAGATTTCAAGGCGGAAGCACTGGTCATGGAGATCGTTAAGAGTTATCCTTTCCAGCACCGCCGGAGTCGTGATTGGCAGGAAAAAGTCGCAAGCAAATGA
- a CDS encoding DUF1552 domain-containing protein gives MSNKWQISRRTMLKGMGVSMALPLLEAMKPLASFGAGAPIANSEMPKRLAVLFFPNGTHEHKWTPEGEGADFKLSPILEPLAEHKKDLLVFTNLWNQATNTGDGHYVKDAAFLTGTTITKTTGADVRSNGISVDQLIAQKIGNLTPLPSLELGMDPPNTSVDTNVGYTQLYGAHISWSSPVTPVAKEINPRLAFDRLFRSKAGGSTNPQRDRSVLDLVMDDAKQLRGKVSHADQRKLDEYFESVRAIERRIEFDAKRQAQHYADLGIIKSEVDALDQRIAKFQKDPNQFGVDHTEKVRLMLDLMVLAFWSDSTRVSTFMFGNSVSGRNFSFLPGVKQSHHETSHHENHADKLEQYRIITTWFSTQYAYMLSKMKNIKEGNGNLLDNSMVLFGSGFRDGNAHNPHNLPLVLAGKAGGTLSTGRHLTYAKDTQLCNLYLSMIRRMGVQAERFGDSTGELAKLTV, from the coding sequence ATGAGCAATAAGTGGCAAATCTCACGTCGTACCATGCTGAAAGGCATGGGTGTGTCCATGGCGCTTCCGTTGCTGGAGGCGATGAAGCCGCTCGCTTCCTTCGGGGCTGGTGCTCCCATTGCCAATAGCGAAATGCCGAAGCGTCTGGCGGTGCTCTTCTTCCCCAATGGCACGCATGAGCATAAGTGGACGCCAGAGGGTGAGGGCGCAGATTTCAAACTTTCGCCGATCCTTGAGCCGCTCGCCGAGCATAAGAAGGATTTGCTGGTCTTCACGAATCTCTGGAATCAGGCGACGAATACGGGTGACGGGCATTATGTGAAGGACGCGGCGTTCCTCACGGGCACGACAATCACAAAGACGACGGGTGCGGATGTGCGCAGCAATGGTATCTCTGTGGATCAATTGATCGCGCAGAAGATCGGTAATCTGACGCCGTTGCCTTCCTTGGAGTTGGGCATGGATCCGCCGAACACGAGCGTGGATACGAACGTGGGTTACACACAGCTTTACGGTGCGCACATCTCCTGGAGCAGTCCGGTGACGCCCGTGGCGAAGGAGATCAATCCGCGGCTGGCGTTTGACCGTCTGTTCCGCTCCAAGGCCGGTGGCAGCACGAATCCGCAGCGGGATCGCAGTGTGCTGGACTTGGTGATGGATGATGCGAAGCAGCTTCGCGGCAAGGTGAGCCATGCGGATCAGCGCAAGCTGGACGAGTATTTTGAATCCGTCCGCGCCATCGAGCGGCGCATCGAGTTCGATGCGAAGCGGCAGGCGCAACATTACGCAGACTTGGGCATCATCAAGAGTGAGGTGGATGCCTTGGATCAGCGGATCGCGAAGTTCCAGAAAGACCCGAACCAGTTCGGGGTGGATCACACGGAGAAGGTGCGCTTGATGCTGGACCTGATGGTGTTGGCGTTCTGGTCTGATTCCACGCGCGTGAGCACGTTCATGTTCGGTAACTCGGTGAGCGGACGTAATTTCTCGTTCTTGCCGGGCGTCAAACAGAGTCATCACGAGACATCGCATCACGAGAATCACGCGGACAAGCTGGAGCAATACCGGATCATCACGACGTGGTTCAGCACGCAATACGCCTACATGCTTTCCAAGATGAAGAACATCAAGGAAGGGAACGGCAATCTGCTGGATAACTCGATGGTGCTGTTCGGTTCTGGTTTCCGTGACGGTAACGCGCATAATCCGCACAACCTGCCGCTGGTGCTGGCGGGCAAAGCTGGTGGCACGCTTAGCACGGGGCGGCATCTGACGTATGCGAAGGATACACAGTTGTGCAATCTCTACCTGAGCATGATCCGTCGTATGGGTGTGCAGGCGGAACGGTTCGGGGATAGCACGGGGGAATTGGCGAAGTTGACGGTGTAG
- a CDS encoding suppressor of fused domain protein: MTLEEYRRTYTADDAAPGWDAIDARLRPIYPGIEPQHWGTVIKHMLGGPDPIDGVSVYPCAQVSGKHHHYVTYGFSSLYYDEEAVGGDFSKYGFELTFRLKPEADEGDVPPVWVVNLIQNIARYVFKTGKCFDDFHWIPANGPIRAESETEITGLIFVTDPVLGVIATPHGEVKFLQMVGVTDAEINAIKNKQLDAAALIQRLAEDDTLLVTDLERRVSFLDV; encoded by the coding sequence ATGACACTGGAGGAATATCGTCGTACGTATACTGCGGATGATGCGGCACCGGGCTGGGATGCGATTGATGCCCGGTTACGACCGATTTATCCCGGCATCGAACCGCAACATTGGGGGACGGTCATCAAACACATGTTGGGTGGCCCCGATCCCATTGACGGTGTCAGTGTGTATCCTTGCGCTCAAGTATCTGGGAAACATCACCACTATGTCACATATGGTTTTTCATCGCTTTATTATGATGAGGAAGCGGTGGGTGGTGACTTCAGTAAATACGGTTTTGAACTGACGTTTCGTTTGAAGCCGGAAGCTGATGAAGGAGATGTGCCGCCGGTCTGGGTGGTGAATCTAATACAGAACATCGCGCGCTATGTGTTCAAGACGGGGAAGTGCTTTGATGATTTCCATTGGATACCCGCCAATGGTCCCATCCGGGCTGAATCGGAAACAGAGATCACAGGGTTGATCTTTGTCACCGACCCGGTGCTGGGTGTCATTGCTACGCCACACGGAGAGGTGAAGTTTCTGCAAATGGTGGGAGTGACTGATGCGGAGATCAATGCGATCAAGAACAAACAACTGGATGCGGCTGCATTGATTCAACGCCTGGCCGAGGATGATACGTTACTGGTGACTGATTTGGAAAGGCGGGTTTCGTTTTTGGATGTCTGA
- a CDS encoding sugar phosphate isomerase/epimerase family protein → MNSHSMSRRHFIQTTTALIAAGPALLTAAEATKWEIGCFNRPWGAWSYDVALDGLKAGGFKSTGLVGDHKGDLGLSATATPEYIAELKKRINDRGLTPNIAWLKSQHNLPVDQSIAGCRKLIDYAAQLGLKYLLSGGVSAASQYDNYYATMADAAKYADDKGVNMVLKPHGGSSGASDEVLKCLEKVNHPNFKVWFDAGNIIYYTGKDPVSELKPIAKYVTGFCAKDCATQKTDVMIQFGAGKVDFKAVFKVLKEAGFNGPVMIECAAPAKTPEEVTANAVANRKFLEKVFAEI, encoded by the coding sequence ATGAATTCCCACTCCATGAGCCGCCGCCATTTTATCCAGACCACTACCGCTCTCATTGCCGCCGGTCCTGCTCTTTTGACCGCTGCCGAAGCGACCAAGTGGGAGATCGGCTGTTTCAACCGCCCTTGGGGCGCTTGGAGTTACGATGTGGCTTTGGACGGCCTGAAAGCGGGCGGGTTCAAGTCCACCGGCCTCGTCGGCGATCATAAGGGCGATCTCGGCCTCTCGGCCACCGCCACCCCGGAATACATCGCGGAACTTAAGAAACGCATCAACGATCGCGGCCTCACGCCGAACATCGCCTGGCTTAAATCCCAGCATAACCTGCCCGTGGACCAGTCCATCGCCGGTTGCCGAAAGCTCATCGACTACGCCGCGCAACTCGGTCTGAAATATCTCCTCTCCGGCGGTGTGAGTGCTGCCTCTCAATACGATAACTACTACGCCACCATGGCCGACGCCGCCAAATACGCCGACGATAAAGGCGTGAACATGGTCCTCAAACCCCACGGTGGCAGCAGCGGCGCTTCCGATGAAGTGCTGAAGTGCTTAGAAAAAGTGAACCACCCGAACTTCAAGGTCTGGTTCGATGCCGGGAACATCATCTATTACACCGGTAAAGACCCCGTTTCAGAACTGAAGCCTATCGCCAAATACGTCACCGGCTTCTGCGCCAAAGATTGCGCCACCCAAAAAACCGACGTCATGATCCAGTTCGGCGCGGGCAAGGTAGATTTCAAAGCCGTCTTCAAAGTTCTCAAAGAAGCCGGGTTCAACGGCCCCGTCATGATCGAATGCGCCGCCCCCGCGAAAACGCCGGAAGAAGTCACCGCCAACGCAGTGGCAAACCGAAAGTTCCTAGAAAAAGTCTTCGCGGAAATCTGA
- a CDS encoding TolC family protein, with the protein MMLSNLLSGKRSQTQSRTRNRPWLTAGVCLAAVGLVAGCTSKHYAKRADDETYRIIAKKEAAIFGRTNEFTIDTKYSGIDPYELKAQQIISERLEAGDKLLTLPDALEIAAQNSRDYQLQKERLYLTSLTLTGNRYNFGPQFLAQSTGTLGRDSAADTSGRVASTAEGTQLLRTGGRLTATLANGLFKYFTGAPQKEAVTVVSLEFVQPLLRGAWAKVAAENLTQAERNVVYELRTYNQFQKSFAVNIVSSYYRILREKDTVRNQYSNYLRLKVSMERTVALAAAPGRLTPTPTQADLARQSELQARRNYISAVKRYQDVVNDFKITLGLPVGLELKFDDKALDDIRAIGLTPLNFDQVAGYQFAVTNQLEMLNSIDQFEDTQRKIRVAASGLKPGLNFFARADLDSEGNIDYSKFDIDKVRVSTGLNLDLPIDRLLERNVYRTALVNFEARIRTLSLELDDLRRDISEGLRNLDQLARSYEIQKMELQLADRRVEREEMLLEAGRSQIRDLIESQDARIRSQNGVTQTLVDYHIARMNLLLRIGLMKTDIDRFWVADQQLPGHIATAPLSPAVLAAPESMITPDQLFGN; encoded by the coding sequence ATGATGTTGAGCAACTTGTTGAGCGGCAAGCGGTCACAAACGCAAAGCCGGACGCGAAACCGTCCATGGCTAACGGCAGGCGTTTGTCTGGCGGCAGTGGGATTGGTGGCGGGTTGCACTTCGAAGCACTATGCCAAGCGGGCCGATGATGAGACGTACCGAATCATCGCGAAAAAAGAGGCGGCAATATTCGGACGCACCAATGAATTCACCATAGATACCAAGTATAGTGGCATCGATCCTTACGAACTCAAGGCCCAGCAGATCATTTCTGAGAGATTGGAGGCGGGGGATAAGTTGCTGACCTTACCAGATGCTTTGGAGATAGCCGCGCAGAACAGCCGGGATTATCAGTTGCAGAAAGAGCGGCTGTATCTCACCTCACTGACGTTGACTGGGAACCGTTACAATTTTGGGCCGCAGTTTTTGGCCCAATCCACCGGCACCTTGGGTCGGGACAGTGCCGCAGATACGAGTGGCCGGGTGGCCAGCACAGCGGAGGGCACTCAACTCCTGCGTACGGGCGGACGTTTGACGGCGACTCTGGCGAACGGCCTCTTCAAATACTTCACAGGTGCTCCGCAGAAAGAAGCGGTGACAGTGGTGTCCTTGGAGTTCGTGCAGCCTTTGCTGCGTGGTGCGTGGGCCAAGGTGGCGGCGGAAAACCTGACGCAGGCTGAGCGCAACGTGGTGTATGAGCTGCGGACCTATAACCAGTTCCAGAAGAGTTTCGCGGTCAATATCGTATCCAGCTACTACCGCATCCTGCGGGAAAAGGACACGGTGCGTAACCAATACAGCAACTACTTGCGGTTGAAAGTTTCCATGGAGCGAACGGTTGCGCTGGCGGCGGCTCCAGGCCGTTTGACGCCCACTCCGACGCAGGCGGACCTGGCGCGTCAGAGTGAATTGCAGGCGCGGCGCAATTACATCTCGGCGGTGAAGCGTTATCAGGACGTGGTGAACGATTTCAAGATCACACTCGGATTGCCTGTTGGACTGGAGCTGAAGTTTGATGACAAGGCGCTGGATGACATCCGCGCAATCGGGTTGACGCCATTGAATTTTGACCAGGTGGCCGGTTATCAGTTCGCGGTGACGAATCAGCTGGAAATGCTGAACTCGATCGATCAGTTCGAGGATACGCAACGCAAGATCCGGGTGGCGGCGAGCGGTTTGAAGCCAGGATTGAATTTCTTTGCCCGGGCAGATCTGGATTCCGAGGGCAATATCGATTACTCGAAGTTCGACATCGACAAGGTGCGGGTGTCCACGGGTTTGAATCTGGACCTTCCCATCGACCGTTTGCTGGAGCGCAATGTGTATCGTACTGCGCTGGTGAATTTCGAAGCCCGTATCCGCACGCTATCCCTTGAACTGGACGATCTTCGCCGGGACATCAGCGAGGGATTGCGGAATCTGGACCAGCTCGCGCGCAGTTACGAGATCCAGAAGATGGAGTTGCAGCTGGCCGACCGGCGTGTCGAGCGTGAAGAGATGCTTCTGGAAGCGGGGCGTTCCCAAATCCGCGACTTGATCGAGTCGCAAGACGCCCGCATCCGTTCGCAGAACGGCGTCACGCAAACACTGGTGGACTACCATATCGCCCGCATGAACTTGTTGTTGCGGATTGGCCTGATGAAGACGGATATCGACCGTTTCTGGGTGGCTGACCAGCAGTTGCCCGGACATATAGCCACTGCGCCGTTGAGCCCGGCGGTTTTGGCGGCGCCTGAATCGATGATCACCCCTGACCAACTTTTTGGAAACTGA
- a CDS encoding efflux RND transporter periplasmic adaptor subunit: MRSLRSIFGFVWTKARQKPKTAGIVTATVMVLLFMIVRSGSKEETTATLYHTVKRGDFLISVVEGGSIKAVNEVVVRSELEGNAPILSIVKEGTYVKKGDLLVELDSADLKDRLTQQEITTESAQFAYVQSKEALTIQKSLGDSAVKDAELALELAKDTLEKYKEGDMLQLERNAENTITLAKEDLSRAAEKLVWTERLAAKDFASQSEVQADNLAKKRIEITLATAETALQLMKKYDFPKQLRLLQSNVDRAEVELMRIKQRTRSQEAQAEVELEAKQRTLDFNEKKLQHLKQQLEFTRISAPQDGMVIYASSTGGNRGNYLIEEGATIRQKQDIIVLPDVSQMMLEVRVHESHVAQIKPGQRAYVTIDSLPDRRFKASIRKVAILPDSNSRYYNPNLKVYPTEIVVEEQLPDLKPGVSGRAEIVVTNLPSVLTVPIQAVTTSRGQQVCYVQNGKSTDRIPVEVGMYNDKFIEIKKGLKDGDTVLLAALANTEIDLGGSIVQADEVDTNETSVAKQIREGTFNDGGSGKSSLDAGGERKSQNGERKSSGERKSGSGERKSGSGGERSSEGSGGERPSKSSSKSNGGT; this comes from the coding sequence ATGAGAAGTTTACGTTCCATTTTTGGATTTGTTTGGACCAAAGCCCGGCAAAAACCGAAGACTGCTGGTATCGTCACGGCGACCGTAATGGTGTTGCTGTTCATGATCGTGCGTTCAGGCAGCAAGGAAGAAACGACCGCGACCCTGTATCATACGGTGAAGCGAGGTGATTTTCTGATCTCGGTGGTGGAAGGCGGCAGCATCAAGGCGGTGAACGAGGTGGTGGTGCGTTCAGAATTGGAAGGCAATGCGCCGATCCTCTCCATCGTGAAGGAAGGCACCTACGTGAAGAAAGGCGACCTGCTGGTGGAGCTGGATTCGGCAGATCTAAAAGACCGCCTCACCCAGCAGGAGATCACCACCGAGAGTGCCCAATTTGCCTACGTGCAATCCAAGGAAGCGCTGACGATCCAAAAAAGCCTGGGCGACAGTGCGGTCAAGGATGCTGAGCTGGCGCTGGAACTGGCCAAAGATACGCTCGAAAAATATAAGGAAGGCGACATGCTGCAATTGGAGCGCAACGCCGAGAACACCATCACCCTGGCCAAGGAAGATCTCTCCCGTGCGGCAGAGAAACTCGTGTGGACGGAGAGGCTAGCGGCCAAGGATTTTGCCAGTCAATCGGAGGTTCAGGCAGATAATCTAGCGAAGAAGCGCATTGAGATCACTCTGGCAACGGCGGAGACGGCGCTTCAACTGATGAAGAAATATGACTTCCCGAAGCAGTTGCGCCTGTTGCAATCCAACGTGGATCGGGCGGAGGTGGAACTGATGCGCATCAAACAACGTACGCGTTCGCAAGAAGCGCAGGCGGAAGTGGAACTGGAAGCGAAGCAGCGCACGCTGGACTTCAATGAAAAAAAATTGCAGCACCTCAAGCAGCAGTTGGAGTTCACGCGGATCAGCGCTCCGCAGGACGGCATGGTCATTTATGCCTCCAGCACGGGCGGTAACCGTGGCAACTATCTCATCGAGGAAGGAGCCACCATTCGCCAGAAGCAGGACATCATCGTGCTGCCGGATGTTTCTCAGATGATGCTGGAAGTGCGTGTGCATGAATCGCATGTCGCGCAGATCAAACCCGGCCAGCGCGCTTATGTGACGATCGATTCGCTGCCGGATCGCCGTTTCAAAGCCTCCATCCGCAAGGTGGCCATTTTGCCGGATTCCAACAGCCGCTATTACAACCCGAACTTGAAGGTCTATCCAACCGAGATCGTTGTAGAGGAACAGTTGCCGGACTTGAAACCGGGTGTTTCCGGTCGTGCCGAGATCGTGGTGACGAATCTGCCTTCCGTGCTGACAGTGCCGATCCAGGCGGTGACGACTTCGCGCGGACAGCAGGTGTGCTATGTGCAAAACGGCAAGTCCACGGACCGCATCCCGGTGGAAGTGGGCATGTATAATGACAAGTTCATCGAGATCAAAAAGGGTTTGAAAGATGGTGATACCGTGTTGCTCGCCGCGCTGGCGAACACCGAGATCGATCTGGGCGGATCCATCGTGCAGGCTGATGAAGTGGATACAAATGAGACTTCGGTGGCCAAGCAGATCCGGGAGGGCACTTTCAACGATGGAGGCAGCGGCAAGTCCTCGCTCGATGCCGGTGGGGAGCGCAAGTCCCAGAATGGTGAGCGCAAATCATCCGGCGAACGCAAGTCAGGTTCGGGTGAGCGCAAGTCTGGCAGCGGTGGTGAACGTTCCTCCGAGGGAAGCGGCGGGGAACGGCCGTCCAAATCATCCTCCAAGTCCAACGGCGGAACTTGA
- a CDS encoding ABC transporter ATP-binding protein encodes MTGKPIISIKGLEKLYILGEVEVRALRGVSVDIEEGSYVAIMGPSGSGKSTMLNVLGCLDRPTAGEYYLGDENVATMDDDQLSDIRGRRLGFIFQSYNLVHQLTVVENIYVPLFYQGKDLKDYQRHCERLAGLVGLDKRLDHRPKQLSGGQQQRVAIARSLVNDPLMILADEPTGNLDSKTGKEVLDLMDKLNDAGKTIVLVTHGPEVAERAHRVLHMKDGVIDREVINRKFTPRKQANSDWLTAIEKSLGINSAP; translated from the coding sequence ATGACAGGGAAGCCGATCATCAGCATCAAGGGGCTGGAGAAGTTATACATTCTCGGTGAGGTGGAAGTACGCGCCCTGCGGGGCGTGAGCGTTGACATCGAGGAGGGCAGCTATGTGGCCATCATGGGGCCTTCTGGTTCCGGCAAATCCACCATGCTCAATGTGCTGGGTTGCCTGGATCGTCCTACAGCGGGCGAGTATTATTTGGGAGATGAGAACGTTGCCACGATGGATGACGATCAGCTTTCGGACATCCGGGGACGTCGGCTTGGTTTCATCTTTCAGTCTTACAATCTCGTTCACCAATTGACGGTGGTTGAGAATATCTATGTGCCGTTGTTCTACCAGGGCAAAGACCTGAAGGACTATCAGCGGCATTGTGAGCGGCTGGCGGGATTGGTGGGCTTGGACAAACGATTAGACCATCGGCCCAAGCAGCTTTCCGGCGGTCAGCAGCAGCGTGTAGCCATCGCGCGTTCATTGGTGAATGATCCATTGATGATCCTCGCGGACGAGCCCACGGGTAACTTGGATTCCAAGACGGGCAAGGAAGTGTTGGATCTGATGGACAAGCTGAACGATGCGGGTAAGACCATCGTGCTCGTCACCCACGGTCCTGAGGTGGCGGAGCGGGCGCATCGCGTGTTGCACATGAAGGACGGGGTGATCGACCGTGAGGTGATCAATCGCAAGTTCACTCCGCGCAAACAGGCGAACAGCGACTGGCTGACGGCCATCGAAAAATCTCTCGGTATCAACTCTGCACCATGA
- a CDS encoding ABC transporter permease — protein MIAYRVLRIVQLGIKSLLLHKMRSALTMLGIIFGVCSVIAMLAIGEGASYEAQETIKKLGSNNVIIRSVKPPEETSSSGGGSGRRSFVSEHGITYKDAGRIQGTIPGVASVLPMRIIRDNVIFDQNNIQVQVIGTHPNYPEMTGAKMIRGRFLSSTDESRQANVCVITLSLAQHLFPYQNPLDEEVRIGADYYQVVGLLQEQGTDKQRAQSGNVEGQALDSNVYIPLATARSRFGDVVVNRSAGSFSAEKVELHQLTVQFHDPKAVEAAVPQIEALFGRFHKRKDFEFIVPLQLLRQAEQTKRIFNIVLGSIAAISLLVGGIGIMNIMLATVTERTREIGVRRALGAKKKDIITQFLVETVVLSFGGGLIGVMAGVIIPLLVSHFTDMKAIITWWSVVLAFSISGLIGVVFGIYPASSAANLDPIDALRHE, from the coding sequence ATGATCGCCTACCGCGTATTGCGAATCGTCCAGTTGGGCATCAAGAGCCTCTTGCTTCACAAGATGCGCTCGGCACTGACGATGCTGGGCATCATATTCGGTGTGTGCTCGGTGATCGCGATGCTCGCGATCGGTGAAGGTGCTTCCTATGAGGCGCAGGAAACCATCAAGAAGCTGGGCAGTAATAACGTCATCATCCGCAGTGTGAAGCCGCCTGAGGAAACGTCATCCAGCGGTGGTGGCAGTGGGCGCCGCAGTTTCGTGAGCGAGCATGGCATCACCTACAAAGATGCCGGCCGTATCCAGGGGACAATCCCGGGTGTCGCGAGCGTTTTGCCAATGCGAATCATCCGTGACAACGTCATCTTCGACCAGAATAACATCCAGGTGCAGGTGATCGGTACTCATCCGAATTATCCAGAGATGACGGGAGCGAAAATGATCCGGGGACGTTTCCTCAGCAGCACGGACGAGAGCCGTCAGGCGAATGTGTGTGTGATCACGCTGAGCCTCGCACAACATCTGTTCCCTTATCAGAACCCGTTGGACGAAGAAGTGCGCATCGGTGCGGATTACTACCAAGTGGTCGGTCTTTTGCAGGAGCAGGGCACGGACAAACAACGGGCGCAATCGGGCAATGTGGAAGGGCAGGCGCTGGACAGCAATGTTTACATTCCGCTGGCCACGGCGCGCAGCCGTTTCGGCGATGTGGTGGTGAACCGTTCAGCGGGCAGCTTCAGTGCCGAGAAGGTGGAGTTGCATCAATTGACGGTGCAGTTTCACGATCCGAAAGCGGTGGAGGCGGCAGTGCCGCAGATTGAGGCGCTCTTCGGCCGCTTCCACAAGCGCAAGGATTTCGAGTTCATCGTGCCGTTGCAATTGCTGCGTCAGGCGGAGCAGACCAAGCGCATCTTCAACATCGTGCTCGGTTCCATCGCGGCCATCTCGCTATTGGTCGGTGGCATCGGCATCATGAACATCATGCTCGCGACGGTGACGGAGCGCACGCGCGAGATTGGCGTGCGCCGTGCGTTGGGTGCGAAGAAGAAGGACATCATCACGCAGTTCCTCGTGGAAACGGTGGTGCTTTCGTTCGGTGGTGGTTTAATCGGTGTGATGGCAGGTGTGATCATTCCGTTGCTGGTGTCTCATTTCACGGACATGAAAGCCATCATCACGTGGTGGTCGGTGGTGCTGGCGTTCAGCATCTCCGGATTGATCGGCGTGGTGTTCGGGATCTATCCGGCGAGCAGCGCGGCGAATTTGGATCCGATTGATGCCTTGCGCCATGAGTAA